A single region of the Cyanobacterium sp. T60_A2020_053 genome encodes:
- a CDS encoding YggS family pyridoxal phosphate-dependent enzyme, producing MNQPSLTTHLSQIISEIPPQVRVIAVSKTVEEGKIRCIYATGMRDFAENKLQEALEKQAKLSDLKDITWHFIGHLQSNKAKKAIESFPWIHSVDSLKIAEKLNRHAEETLQEGIISQLPQICLQVKILPDESKFGWEIDQLWGDLDRLKQLKFLRIRGLMVILPLGLTSDQCFQAFEKASHLKDELQEELGDNFDQLSMGMSGDYLLAIKAGATMIRLGTIIFGKRN from the coding sequence TTATCGCCGTTAGTAAAACCGTTGAGGAAGGAAAAATTCGCTGTATCTATGCCACAGGGATGAGAGACTTTGCGGAAAATAAACTGCAAGAAGCACTAGAAAAACAAGCTAAGTTATCAGATTTAAAAGATATTACTTGGCATTTTATCGGACATTTACAAAGTAATAAAGCCAAAAAAGCTATAGAGTCTTTTCCCTGGATTCACTCTGTAGATAGCTTAAAAATTGCCGAAAAACTTAATCGTCACGCCGAAGAAACCTTACAAGAAGGAATTATTAGCCAACTTCCGCAAATTTGTTTACAAGTAAAAATTTTACCCGATGAGTCTAAATTCGGTTGGGAAATAGATCAACTTTGGGGCGATTTAGACAGACTAAAACAGCTTAAATTTTTACGAATAAGAGGTTTAATGGTTATTTTACCTCTTGGCTTAACTTCTGATCAATGTTTTCAGGCTTTTGAAAAAGCATCTCATTTAAAAGATGAATTACAAGAGGAATTAGGCGATAATTTCGATCAATTATCCATGGGAATGTCGGGGGATTATCTCTTAGCTATAAAAGCAGGGGCAACTATGATTCGTCTTGGTACAATTATTTTTGGTAAACGTAATTAA